From Heteronotia binoei isolate CCM8104 ecotype False Entrance Well chromosome 3, APGP_CSIRO_Hbin_v1, whole genome shotgun sequence, a single genomic window includes:
- the LOC132568873 gene encoding LOW QUALITY PROTEIN: uncharacterized protein LOC132568873 (The sequence of the model RefSeq protein was modified relative to this genomic sequence to represent the inferred CDS: inserted 1 base in 1 codon): MLRQYGDPLREEKAVAALQRIEQGNRSTLVGSGWLARHQPDIRWAEQIVRFPDWRCEHHHWKPEWGPKAPPQNERLCLTLEEIGSIPKEYRDLKKAFSEREADELPPHRPTDCAIELIPGQTLPKAKLYSMGXAEKAELRKFIDKNLKRGFIRPATAPHAAPVLFRKKKDGGLRLCTDFRGINGISMSNAYPIPLIRDLLNTVAEGKIFTKLDLRDAYFRVRIKEGDEWKTAFNTPMGQFEYLVMPFGLQGAPGVFMNFINEVLREFLFKGVHESQREEVIDSLIPPSAVAGGVTTRSGKKTETPGLPPKERLASEADLEGEERPEGLEQGEGGLWFHKGKIYVPKSMRKEVLEQSHSSRLAGHFGCDEWVKASDVSAPQ, encoded by the exons TGGTGGGGTCGGGATGGCTAGccaggcaccaaccggacatccGCTGGGCTGAGCAAATCGTgcggttcccggactggcggtgtgagcaccaccactggaaacCTGAAtggggcccgaaagcacccccccagaacgagagactctgcctTACACTCGAGGAGATAGgttcgatccccaaagaatacagggacttgaaaaaggcatttagtgagcgggaagcggATGAGCTCCCCCCGCatcgccctacggactgtgccatcgaactaatcCCAGGGCAGACGCTACCAAAGGCGAAACTGTATTCCatgg gggcagagaaagcggagctgagaaaattcattgacaaaaatttgaaacggggcttcattcggccagccacggccccccacgcagcccctgtGCTCTTCCGTaagaagaaggacggggggcttaggctttgcacagattttcgcgggataaacgggatttctatgtcaaatgcttacccgatcccgttgataagagACCTTTTGAACACGGTGGCCGAGGGTAAAATCTTCACTAAACTCGAcctccgggacgcgtacttccgcgtacggattaaggagggagacgagtggaagactgcgttcAACACCCCtatgggacagttcgaatacctggtgatgccattCGGACTCCAGGGCGCGCCGGGGgtttttatgaattttataaatgaagtgttaagagagtttctgtttaagggggtg cacgagagccagcGGGAGGAAGTGATTGATTCCCTCATCCCCCCCTCAGCAGTAGCAGGAGGGGTCACCACCCGTTCAGGGAAAAAGACAGAGACCCCAGGGTTACCACCAAAGGAGCGCTTGGCCTCAGAGGCAGACCTAGAAGGAGAGGAGCGCCCCGAAGGgctagagcaaggggaggggggattgtgGTTCCATAAAGGGAAAATTTATGTGCCCAAATCCATGAGGAAAGAGGTCCTGGAACAAAGCCACTCCAGCCGTCTAGCAGGGCACTTCGG ttgtgatgaatgggtgaaagctagTGATGTATCTGCACCGCAATGA